ATGGCCTCGCGACAACCGTTCCCGCCGTGATCGAGACTATAAGGGCGCTGGCCCCGCAGGAAGGCGAGACCGGCGTGCAGGTGTTTGACAAGCTATTGAGCGGGTTGGAGGCTCAGCTTGGCGGGATGGCGACGGCGTTCTCGTCCTCGCTGTTGGGCTTGGCCGGGTCGTTGGTGGTCGGACTGCTGGAGCTGTTCGTCACCCATGGCCAGAACCGCTTCTACCGCGAGCTCGAAGAATGGATGTCGGGTTTCACCCGGATCAGCCTTGCCTCGGACGGGGACGAGGCCGGGTCTGCGGCGGGAACCGGTCTGCTGGACCAGATCGCTTCTCAAATCGATTGGTTGCAGCAATTCCATGCCGAGCGGGACGTGGTGCGGGACGAAGCAGCGGCGATGGCCGACGAGCGGGTTCTGGCGATGGTCGAGGCCGTGGAGGCACTGGTTCAACGGGATGACGCCGCAGGAGAGGCGACGGTCTCTCAGGCGGCGGCGCTGACCTCTGCGATGAACCGGATGACGGACGGTCAGGATCGGCTGGTCGAATTGATGCAAAGTCAACGGAACGACCAGCCGGAGACCACCATGGACATGGACCGGCTTGAGGCGGCCCTGTCACGTTTCGCCAGGCAGTTGAACGAAGGCCGCGACGAGATGGTGGCAGAGCTGCGGCTGGATCTTCTGGTGCTGACCCGTGCGGTCAGGGCGGCGCGTTTTGGCGATCCATTCCGGGACGATCAAATGCCCGATTCACCGGTGTCGCCGCAGCACCGGGGCGAATGATATGGCGCTGAACCGCGCTTCGACCAATCGTTTTTCGGCTTCGATCTGGCCGGGTTTCGTGGACGCGATGACCGCGCTTCTGATGGTGATGATGTTCGTCCTGACGATCTTCGTGATCGTCCAGTTCGTTTTACGCGAGCAGGTCACCGACCAGGGCAGCAGGATTACCGAGCAGGATCAGGTGATCTCGCGGCAGGAACAGCGCCTGAACGACTTGGGAGAACAGGTTTCGGCCCTGGGTCAGGCTTTGACGGCATCCGAAGGGCGCGAGGCCAGTCTGGAAGGGCAACTGGCCGAGCAAATCGATGCACGTGAGACGCTGGAAAACCAGCTTGCCGATGCCGAGGCACAGGCCCGTGACCGCGCGGCGCATATCACGCGCCTTGCCAATCAGTTGGAAAACAGCAGGTCCGAGTTGAAAGAGGCAAAAACCCGGCTGACGGATTTTGAAGCCGAGGTGGCGGCGCTGATCGCGGCACGTAACCAGGATCAGCAGCAGGCCGAGGCGGCGCAGCAGGCATTGCAGGAGCAGTTGACCGAACAGCGAGAGCGGGCTTCGGCGGCGGAACTGGCAGTGGCTGCCGCGCGCGACGAGGTCGATGCACAGGCCGAGCAGGCCCGGCTGGCTGCGGCCCGCCGCGATGCGCTCGAGGCGCTGATGGCGGATCTGCGCCGCCGGAACGCCGGGGCGAATGAGGAAACCGCACAATTGCGATCTGATCTGACCGCCGCCCAATCCCGGCTTAGTGAGGCCGAGGCGGCGCGTCTGGCCGAGGCCGAGGCGGCCAAGGCCCTGCGCGCACGGTTGGAGGAGGCCGACAGCGAATTGACGGCGATGACCCTGTCGCTGGAGGAGAGCCGCAAGGAGGCGGAAGAGACACTGACCCTTCTCGCCGCAGCCCAATCCGCCCGTGACCGGTTGTCCGAAGAGGCCGAGGCAAACCAGACCGAGGCGGATCGACAAGCGGCCTTGCTGGCGACTGCAAGGGCGGAACTGGCCAAGCAGGACGAAATCTCCAGCGAGGATCAGCGGCGGCTCGCGCTCCTGAACGAGCAGGTCGCGTCGCTGACCGCGGAACTGGGTTCGTTGCAGGCGCTTCTGGACACCGCCGGAGACGAACAGGAACAGGCCGAGTTACGGGTGGAGGAGCTGGGACAACAGCTCAACGCCGCTCTTCTTCGTGCGGCCGAGGAAAAGGAGCGGCGCCTCGAACTGGAAGAGGAAGCCCGCAAACGGGCGGAGGAAGAGGCGCGCGATCTTGCCCGCTATCGCTCGGAATTCTTTGGCAGGATGTCTGAAATCCTCTCGGGACGCGAGGGCGTGCGGATCGTGGGCGATCGCTTCGTGTTCCAGTCAGAGGTCCTGTTCGCACCGGGCGAGGCGACCCTGTCTTCATCCGGGCGCGAACAGATCGCCGGGGTGGCCCGGATGCTGTCGGACATCTCGGATGAGGTCCCGTCCGAGATCGACTGGATCATCCGGGTGGATGGTCATACCGACAGCACGCCCTTGTCGGGGACCGGTCGCTATCGGGACAATTGGGAACTTAGCCAGGCTCGTGCCTTGGCGGTGGTGCGATACATGATCGACGATCTGGGCTTCCCCTCCGACCGGCTGGCTGCGACCGGCTTTTCCGACACGCGCCCAGTCAATGACGGGGATACGGCCGAGGCGCGCGCCCAGAACCGCCGGATCGAGCTGAAACTGACCGAGCGTTAATGCCCGACCGTCTTGGAAAACAGGTTGACCACCAGCACACCGGCAACGATCAGCGATAATCCGATGATCGCGGGCAAATCCAGCCGTTGCCCGAATATCACCAGCCCGATCAGTGCAACCAGCACGATGCCCACCGCGCTCCATACCGCATAGGCGATGCCGAGCGGCAGCACCTTGAGGCTGATCGACAGCAGGTAAAAGCTGAGTAGATAGCACAATGCCATGCCGATTGTCGGCCATAGCCGGGTGAACTGGGCCGAGAGCTGCAGGAGCGACGTTCCCACCACTTCGAGAGCGATCGCCAGTAGTAGCGCGAGGTAGGGAAGGGACATCATGGCGAATCTCACTGGCTGGCGGAAATTGACGACCGAAGGAACTTGGACCAGCCAACAGCGCTGTTCAACCTCGGAAAGCCTTCCGGCGACCGTATGTGCGATGACATGCAACTTGCCCCCGCGGCAGCAGAAGGCTATGCCCGCGCCAACGACAAGGAGCCTGCCATGATCCCTCGCTATGCCCGCCCCGAAATGACCGCGATCTGGTCGCCGGAAACCAAGTTCCGCATCTGGTACGAGATCGAGGCCCATGCCTGTGACGCCCAGGCCGAGCTTGGGGTGATCCCCAAGGCGAATGCCGAAGCGGTCTGGCGTGCCAAGGATGTGGAATTCGACGTGGCGCGCATCGATGAGATCGAGGCGGTGACCAAGCATGACGTGATCGCCTTCCTGACCCACCTGGCCGAGCATATCGGATCCGAAGATGCCCGCTTCGTCCATCAAGGCATGACCTCGTCCGATGTTCTGGACACCACGCTGAATGTCCAGCTTGTCCGTGCCGCCGATATCCTGCTGGCCGATATGGACAAGCTGCTGGCCGCGCTGAAACGCCGCGCCTTGGAGCACAAGGACACCGTCCGCATCGGGCGCAGCCACGGAATCCATGCCGAACCGACCACGATGGGCCTGACCTTCGCCCGTTTCTATGCAGAGATGGCGCGCGGGCGGGAGCGGCTGGAACGGGCCCGCGAAGAGGTTGCCACGGGTGCGATCTCGGGCGCGGTCGGAACCTTCGCCAATATCGATCCGCATGTCGAGGAACATGTTTGCGCGCAACTGGGCCTGCGGCCCGAGCCGATCAGCACACAGGTCATCCCGCGCGACCGCCACGCGATGTTCTTTGCCACGCTCGGGGTGATCGCGTCGTCCATGGAAAATATCGCCATCGAGATTCGCCATATGCAGCGGACCGAGGTGCTTGAAGCCGAGGAATTCTTCAGCCCTGGCCAAAAGGGTTCTTCCGCCATGCCGCACAAGCGCAACCCGGTGCTGACCGAGAACCTGACCGGCCTCGCCCGACTGGTCCGCATGGCGGTGATCCCGGCTATGGAGAATGTGGCGCTTTGGCATGAGCGCGACATCAGTCATTCCTCGGTCGAGCGCGGCATCGCTCCGGACGCGACGATCACGCTTGATTTCGCGCTGAACCGGCTGGCGGGTGTGGTCGACAAGCTGGTCGTCTATCCCGAGACCATGCTGGCCAATATGAACAAGTTCAAAGGCCTGGTGATGAGCCAGCGGGTCCTGCTGGCACTGACCCAAGCGGGTGTTTCGCGCGAGGACGCCTATCGCCTGGTGCAGCGCAACGCCATGAAGGTCTGGGAGGAAGGCAAGGATTTCAAAGAGGAATTGCTGGCCGATGCGGAAGTGACCGCGGCCTTGTCCCGCGAGGAGATCGAGGAGAAATTCGATCTCGGATATCATACCAAGCATGTCGATACGATTTTCGCGCGGGTCTTCGGAGAAAAACCGGCCTGAAAAACCGCTCCGGGTAAATTCGGGTTAGGATCTTCGTGCCAGTTTAACCGTCAGCATGTGATCGATGGCTGACGAGGGCGGATAATGAATGCGCAAACCGGGCTGAATCCACGGCAAAAGGCGGCGATCATCGTCCGGCTTTTGCTGGATGACGAGGCAGAGGTGAATCTGGAAGGGTTCGACAACGACAGGCAGACATTGCTGGCCGAGGAAATGGCGAATATGGACCTGATCGATCGCCAGACCCGCGACGATGTGATCTCGGAATTCTGTGATAATCTCGAAGCAGTGGGGGTGACCTTTCCCGGCGATCTGGACGGAACGCTGGAGATCCTCGCGGACAGGTTGTCGAAGGATGCGACAGACCGTCTGAGGCGATTGGTCATGATGTCGGGGCGTGGTGATCCATGGCCGCGTGTCACCGGGTTACCGCAGGAAGACATCCAGGTCTTGGCTGAGAACGAGGCGGTCGAACTGGTCGCCGTGATGCTGTCCAAACTGTCCGTTGCACAGGCCTCCAAGACCTTCTCCGCGCTGGATCGCGAAAGGGCGCAGATGGTGGCTCAGGCGATGGCGATGACACGGGATATCGGCCCGCAGGCATTGCAACGGATCGGCCTGGTCCTGGCCCAGGCGGCTGATGCCTTGCCGCATCCGGGCATGGAAGCACCGGCCAGCGGTCGGATGGGCGACATATTGAATTTCGCGAGTTCCGATCTTCGTGACGATGTTCTTGATTTGCTGGATCGCGAGGACGCAGTTTTTGCCGAGGACGTTCGCCGGGCAATTTTCACCTTCGCGCATATTCCGGAACGGATAGACCCGCGCGATATTCCGCGGATCGTTCGGGCGGTGGATCAGCAGGTCCTGGTCCGCGCTTTGGCGCAGAAAACCGAGAAGGAAGCTGCCGCTGCAGCCTTCATCCTGACGAATCTGTCGCAACGCATGGCCGACGGATTGCGAGAAGAGGCAGCGGCTCTTGGCACTCTCCGTCCCAAGGATGCTGACGAGGCCGCGAACGAAGTCGTCGCTGCGATTCGCAGGTTGCAGATGGAGGAAGGTTTGACTTTGATACAGCCTGAAGATGACCGGTAAACAAAGGCGGAATCGCCTTCACCAGCAGGCTGGCGGAATTTCGTCCGATATGACCATGATATCTTGCCGCCAGTCGAAAGAAGCGCAATAAGCACCGTCGGAGGCTCTCATGAACAATCAGATTGCCATTTCTCTTGCGGTACTAATCATTGGCCTATTCGTCGTGGATCACTTCTGGCTGCATATGGGCTTGCCGGTGCTTGCCGGCAAAGAGTTCAGCCGTCTGATCGATTTTATCATCTTCTGGAGATAGGATTGGCGAACATCTCCGGGTTCCATTCGTCTTCATAGACATAATGGCAGAACCCCGCTCGCCACGCATTGCCTGAACCCTTCAGGGCATTTGCATCGGCCCTCAAGCCACGCTAGAGGAAACGCAACGTCATCTGGTCGGGAGAAAAAAACCATGGCTGTCAAAGTCGCCATCAACGGTTTCGGTCGCATCGGGCGCAACGTGCTGCGCGCTATCGTGGAGTCAGGACGCACGGATATCGAGGTCGTCGCCATCAACGATCTCGGCCCGGTCGAGACCAATGCCCATTTGCTGCGCTATGACAGCGTGCATGGCCGCTTTCCCGCCGAAGTCAAAGTGAACGGTTCGACGATCGATGTGGGCCGTGGCCCGATCGAAGTCAGCGCGATCCGCAACCCGGCCGAACTGCCCTGGAGCAATGTGGATGTCGTGCTGGAATGCACCGGCATCTTTACCTCGAAGGAAAAATGCCAGGCGCATCTCGAGAACGGCTCCAAGCGCGTGTTGATCTCGGCTCCCGGCACGGATGCCGACAAGACCATCGTCTTCGGCGTTAATGACGGCACCCTGACCAGCGATGACATCGTTGTCTCGAACGCGAGCTGCACGACGAACTGCCTGTCGCCGGTTGCCAAGGTCCTGAACGACAGCATCGGCATCACCCGTGGCTTCATGACCACGATTCACAGCTATACCGGCGATCAGCCGACGTTGGACACGATGCACAAGGACCTGTACCGCGCCCGCGCCGCCGCGTTGTCGATGATCCCGACCTCCACCGGTGCCGCAAAGGCCGTGGGGCTGGTGCTGCCCGAGCTGAAAGGGCGCCTGGACGGTGTTGCGATCCGTGTGCCGACGCCGAATGTCTCGGTCGTCGATCTGACATTCGAAGCCGCGCGCGATACCTCGGTCGAAGAGATCAACACCGCCATCAAAGCCGCCGCAGACGGCCCGCTGAAAGGTGTGCTTAGTTACACCGAAGAACCGCTTGTCTCGTCGGATTTCAACCACGACCCGCATAGCTCGATCTTCCACATGGACCAGACCAAGGTCATGGAAGGCAAACTGTGCCGCATCCTGACCTGGTATGACAATGAATGGGGCTTCTCGAACCGCATGTCGGATACCGCGGTAGCGATGGGCAAGCTGATCTGATCAGTCAGAACCTTGGGAAAGTCAGGCGGCGAGGGTACACCTCGCCGCCTTTTTCTTGTTGTAGGGCCGTGCTGGCTCAGTCTTCCAAAAATCGCATCATGAACCATGCAAGGCCCGAGCAGATCAGCGTCGCCGTGATCACCGGCAGTGCCGTGCCATTATAGAGCAGGCCGACCGGCGCGGCGATGACGGTGGCCAGCACTGTCGAGATTGCCGCAACCACGGAAGCGGCCATGCCGGCGATATGACCCATTTTCTGCAGTGCCAGAGCATTAAGGTTGCCGAAGGTTACGCCGGCCATGAAGAACACGCTCACCGCCCAGAGAAAGAAGGCCGGAAACTGCAATGCGGCAGGCAGGATGCCGGTCATGATCAGGACCAACATGATCGAGGAAACGCAGGTTTGCATCGTATAGGCCCATTTGGCGATACGGCGCATACCGAAGCGAACGACGAATGTCGCGTTCAACACCGTGCCCGAACCGGACAGCAATGCCATGGCCGCGAACCAAAACGGAAAGGCGTCTCCCTTGCCATATGCTTCGCCGAATAGCTGTTGGGCCGAGGACAGAAGGGCGAACATCTGGCCGAAGCCGAGTGTCAGGATGAATGTGCACAGCATCACATGGCGGTTGGTCAGGACTTCGCGGGCGGCCTCTTTCAGCGGTGTGACCTGCAAGGGGCGGCGACGCTCGACGGGCAGGGTTTCGGCCTGGCGCAAGTTCAGCCAAGTGACACCAACCAATGCGAAAAACAGGAAGCCGTAAAAGACGCCATGCCAACCCGCCAACCAGATCATGCCAGCCCCAATGGACGGTGCGAGCGCGGGAACAATGATAAAGACCATCATCACAAGGCTGGTGATCCGCGCCATCTCGCGGCCTGCGTAAAGGTCACGAACCAGCGCGAGGCCGACAATGCGCGGGCCAGCCGCGCCGAGACCCTGCACAAATCGGGCGAAAAGCAGCATCTCTATGGATTCGGCGAAGATCGCAGCAAGGGTGGCGCATGCGTAAATGGCAAACCCGATTGTGATCGCGCGCTTGCGGCCGATAGCGTCCGAAATCGGCCCCGCAAACAGTGTGCCGGTCCCCATACCCGCGACAAAGACCGTCAGGATCAGTTGTGCGCGGTTGTGATCCTCGGGGGTCAGGGCTTCGGCGATTTGCGGCAGGGCAGGCAACATCGCATCGATGGAGAACGCGATGGTGGCGAAAAGAAAGGCCAGCATTGCGATGAATTCTGGCATCGGCAGACGCCGCACCGGCGCATGCTGAAAACTGACGGTCTGGTTCATCGGAAGATACCTATCGGTTGAAGCCAGCCCATAGCGATTTTTTGCACGATGTGCAAGATATGGTTGCGGCGGAGATCACTCCGGGACCATCGAATTGCAGGTGGGTCTGGCTGTCAAAGAAAAAGAGGGCCGCAAGGCCCCCTTTTCTTGTGCCGAATCTGTGTTTCGACCTCAGGCCAGCATGCCCATAGGGTTTTCCAGATGGTTGACGATGGCCTCGAGTAATTGGGCGCCAAGCGCGCCGTCGATGACGCGGTGATCGACCGAGAGGGTCATCGACATGACATTGCGGATCACCACCTCGTCTTCCTCTACCACCGGAGTCTGGATGCCCGCACCCACGGCAAGGATCGCGCCATGGGGAGGGTTGATGACCGCATCGAAATTCTCGATGCCGAACATGCCCAGATTCGAGATGGCGAAGCTTCCGCCCTGATATTCATGCGGGGCGAGCTTCTTGTTCTTGGCGCGGTTGGCGAGGTCCTTCATCTCGGAGGACAGGGCCGACAGCGTCTTTTGCTGCGCGTCCTTCAGGACAGGTGTGAAGAGACCGCCTTCGACGGCCACGGCGACCGCGACATCCGAAGGTTTCAGCTTGATGATCCGATCGCCCGCCCAGACCGCGTTGGCATCCGGCACCTCTTGCAGGGCCAGCGCGCAAGCCTTGATGATGAAGTCGTTAACGGACAGCTTCACGCCACGCGCTTCAAGCTGCTTGTTCAGATCGCCGCGGAATTTCATCAGTGCGTCCAGCTTGGCCGAGCGGCGCAGGTAGAAATGCGGGATGGTCTGCTTCGCTTCGCCAAGCCGCTGCGCGATTGTGCGGCGCATACCGTCGAGCGTGACCTCTTCGGTTTCCCGATCGGCATAAATCTTGGCGATGGCATCCGCCGAGGGGCCTTGCGGGGCGGCGGCAGCGGGTGCCGGGGCAGCTTCGGCCTTGGCCGGGGCGGCTCCAGGCTTCGCGCTTTCGACATCGGCCTTGACGATCCGGCCGCGCGGGCCGGAGCCCTCGATCGAGGCCAGATCGATGCCCTTCTCGGCGGCGATGCGCCGTGCGAGAGGCGAGGCGAATATGCGGTCGCCCGAGGCGGATTTCGGTGCCGCAGGCGCGGGGGCGGGATCAGGTTTGGCCTCTGCCTTTGGGGCTTCGGCAACAGGGGCGGCTTGGGTCTTGGCCGGTGCCGGGGCGCTGGCGGCGGCGATATCGTCGGCGTTCTCGCCTTCCTCCAGCAGTACCGCGATGGGCGTATTGACCTTGACGCCGGCAGCGCCTTCCTCGACGAGGATCTTGCCTAAGGTCCCCTCGTCGACGGCCTCGAACTCCATCGTCGCCTTGTCGGTCTCGATCTCGGCGATGATGTCGCCGGATTTGACTTCGTCGCCCTCTTTCACCAGCCATTTGGCCAGCGTGCCTTCCTCCATGGTCGGAGAAAGCGCGGGCATCAGGATTTCTGTCGGCATCTCGCTTGCTCCTTACTTGTAGGTGACCTTCTTCACCGCCTCGACAACTTCCGCCGGGGTGATCAGGGCGTGCTTTTCAAGATTGGCGGCATAGGGCATGGGAACGTCCTTGCCGGTGCAGTTGATCACCGGGGCGTCCAGCCAGTCGAAGGCGTTCTCCATGATATGGGCCGAGATATGGTTGCCGATGGAGCCCACGGGGAACCCTTCCTCGACGGTCACGCAGCGGTTGGTCTTCTGGACCGATTCGATGATCGTGGCATAATCGATTGGGCGCAGGGTTCGCAGGTCGATCACCTCGGCCTCGATCCCTTCCTCGGCCAGCTTCTCGGCGGCTTCCAGTGCATGGGTCATGCCGATGCCAAAACTGACGATGGTCACGTCGCTGCCCGCGCGGGCGATACGGGCCTTACCGAAGGGGATGGTGAAGTCTTCCAGATCCGGAACCTCGAAGCTGCGACCATAGAGGATCTCGTTTTCGAGGAAGATCACCGGGTTCGGATCGCGGATCGCTTGCTTCAGCAGACCCTTCGCATCGGCGGCGGTATAGGGCATTACCACCTTGAGGCCGGGAATGGCGGCATACCATGCGGAATAATCCTGGCTGTGCTGGGCGCCTACACGGGCGGCGGCACCGTTCGGGCCGCGGAACACCATAGGTGCGCCCATCTGCCCGCCGGACATGTAGAGCGTCTTGGCCGCCGAGTTGATGATATGGTCGATGCCCTGCATCGCGAAGTTGAAGGTCATGAACTCGACAATCGGGCGCAGCCCGGCCAGCGCGGCCCCGGTGCCGATGCCGGTGAAGCCCATTTCCGAGATTGGCGTATCGACCACGCGGCGCGGTCCGAACTTGTCCAGCAAACCCTGGCTGATCTTGTACGCGCCCTCGTATTCCCCGACTTCTTCGCCCATCAGGAAGACGGTGTCGTCGCGGTCCATTTCTTCTTCCATGGCCTCGCGAATGGCTTCGCGGACGGTCATGGTC
This region of Paracoccus saliphilus genomic DNA includes:
- the purB gene encoding adenylosuccinate lyase; this encodes MIPRYARPEMTAIWSPETKFRIWYEIEAHACDAQAELGVIPKANAEAVWRAKDVEFDVARIDEIEAVTKHDVIAFLTHLAEHIGSEDARFVHQGMTSSDVLDTTLNVQLVRAADILLADMDKLLAALKRRALEHKDTVRIGRSHGIHAEPTTMGLTFARFYAEMARGRERLERAREEVATGAISGAVGTFANIDPHVEEHVCAQLGLRPEPISTQVIPRDRHAMFFATLGVIASSMENIAIEIRHMQRTEVLEAEEFFSPGQKGSSAMPHKRNPVLTENLTGLARLVRMAVIPAMENVALWHERDISHSSVERGIAPDATITLDFALNRLAGVVDKLVVYPETMLANMNKFKGLVMSQRVLLALTQAGVSREDAYRLVQRNAMKVWEEGKDFKEELLADAEVTAALSREEIEEKFDLGYHTKHVDTIFARVFGEKPA
- a CDS encoding multidrug effflux MFS transporter yields the protein MNQTVSFQHAPVRRLPMPEFIAMLAFLFATIAFSIDAMLPALPQIAEALTPEDHNRAQLILTVFVAGMGTGTLFAGPISDAIGRKRAITIGFAIYACATLAAIFAESIEMLLFARFVQGLGAAGPRIVGLALVRDLYAGREMARITSLVMMVFIIVPALAPSIGAGMIWLAGWHGVFYGFLFFALVGVTWLNLRQAETLPVERRRPLQVTPLKEAAREVLTNRHVMLCTFILTLGFGQMFALLSSAQQLFGEAYGKGDAFPFWFAAMALLSGSGTVLNATFVVRFGMRRIAKWAYTMQTCVSSIMLVLIMTGILPAALQFPAFFLWAVSVFFMAGVTFGNLNALALQKMGHIAGMAASVVAAISTVLATVIAAPVGLLYNGTALPVITATLICSGLAWFMMRFLED
- a CDS encoding peptidoglycan -binding protein, whose amino-acid sequence is MALNRASTNRFSASIWPGFVDAMTALLMVMMFVLTIFVIVQFVLREQVTDQGSRITEQDQVISRQEQRLNDLGEQVSALGQALTASEGREASLEGQLAEQIDARETLENQLADAEAQARDRAAHITRLANQLENSRSELKEAKTRLTDFEAEVAALIAARNQDQQQAEAAQQALQEQLTEQRERASAAELAVAAARDEVDAQAEQARLAAARRDALEALMADLRRRNAGANEETAQLRSDLTAAQSRLSEAEAARLAEAEAAKALRARLEEADSELTAMTLSLEESRKEAEETLTLLAAAQSARDRLSEEAEANQTEADRQAALLATARAELAKQDEISSEDQRRLALLNEQVASLTAELGSLQALLDTAGDEQEQAELRVEELGQQLNAALLRAAEEKERRLELEEEARKRAEEEARDLARYRSEFFGRMSEILSGREGVRIVGDRFVFQSEVLFAPGEATLSSSGREQIAGVARMLSDISDEVPSEIDWIIRVDGHTDSTPLSGTGRYRDNWELSQARALAVVRYMIDDLGFPSDRLAATGFSDTRPVNDGDTAEARAQNRRIELKLTER
- a CDS encoding FliG C-terminal domain-containing protein, coding for MNAQTGLNPRQKAAIIVRLLLDDEAEVNLEGFDNDRQTLLAEEMANMDLIDRQTRDDVISEFCDNLEAVGVTFPGDLDGTLEILADRLSKDATDRLRRLVMMSGRGDPWPRVTGLPQEDIQVLAENEAVELVAVMLSKLSVAQASKTFSALDRERAQMVAQAMAMTRDIGPQALQRIGLVLAQAADALPHPGMEAPASGRMGDILNFASSDLRDDVLDLLDREDAVFAEDVRRAIFTFAHIPERIDPRDIPRIVRAVDQQVLVRALAQKTEKEAAAAAFILTNLSQRMADGLREEAAALGTLRPKDADEAANEVVAAIRRLQMEEGLTLIQPEDDR
- a CDS encoding SMR family transporter, with the protein product MSLPYLALLLAIALEVVGTSLLQLSAQFTRLWPTIGMALCYLLSFYLLSISLKVLPLGIAYAVWSAVGIVLVALIGLVIFGQRLDLPAIIGLSLIVAGVLVVNLFSKTVGH
- a CDS encoding pyruvate dehydrogenase complex dihydrolipoamide acetyltransferase, with the translated sequence MPTEILMPALSPTMEEGTLAKWLVKEGDEVKSGDIIAEIETDKATMEFEAVDEGTLGKILVEEGAAGVKVNTPIAVLLEEGENADDIAAASAPAPAKTQAAPVAEAPKAEAKPDPAPAPAAPKSASGDRIFASPLARRIAAEKGIDLASIEGSGPRGRIVKADVESAKPGAAPAKAEAAPAPAAAAPQGPSADAIAKIYADRETEEVTLDGMRRTIAQRLGEAKQTIPHFYLRRSAKLDALMKFRGDLNKQLEARGVKLSVNDFIIKACALALQEVPDANAVWAGDRIIKLKPSDVAVAVAVEGGLFTPVLKDAQQKTLSALSSEMKDLANRAKNKKLAPHEYQGGSFAISNLGMFGIENFDAVINPPHGAILAVGAGIQTPVVEEDEVVIRNVMSMTLSVDHRVIDGALGAQLLEAIVNHLENPMGMLA
- the gap gene encoding type I glyceraldehyde-3-phosphate dehydrogenase; the encoded protein is MAVKVAINGFGRIGRNVLRAIVESGRTDIEVVAINDLGPVETNAHLLRYDSVHGRFPAEVKVNGSTIDVGRGPIEVSAIRNPAELPWSNVDVVLECTGIFTSKEKCQAHLENGSKRVLISAPGTDADKTIVFGVNDGTLTSDDIVVSNASCTTNCLSPVAKVLNDSIGITRGFMTTIHSYTGDQPTLDTMHKDLYRARAAALSMIPTSTGAAKAVGLVLPELKGRLDGVAIRVPTPNVSVVDLTFEAARDTSVEEINTAIKAAADGPLKGVLSYTEEPLVSSDFNHDPHSSIFHMDQTKVMEGKLCRILTWYDNEWGFSNRMSDTAVAMGKLI
- a CDS encoding pyruvate dehydrogenase complex E1 component subunit beta, whose protein sequence is MATEILMPALSPTMEEGTLAKWLKKEGDEVKAGDIIAEIETDKATMEFEAVDEGTLGKILIDEGTEGVKVNTPIAVLIEEGESADDIKTSASPASEPEDDKGGHPNDTGQTIQRAEAAPVAKQADRSPDWPEGTSMKTMTVREAIREAMEEEMDRDDTVFLMGEEVGEYEGAYKISQGLLDKFGPRRVVDTPISEMGFTGIGTGAALAGLRPIVEFMTFNFAMQGIDHIINSAAKTLYMSGGQMGAPMVFRGPNGAAARVGAQHSQDYSAWYAAIPGLKVVMPYTAADAKGLLKQAIRDPNPVIFLENEILYGRSFEVPDLEDFTIPFGKARIARAGSDVTIVSFGIGMTHALEAAEKLAEEGIEAEVIDLRTLRPIDYATIIESVQKTNRCVTVEEGFPVGSIGNHISAHIMENAFDWLDAPVINCTGKDVPMPYAANLEKHALITPAEVVEAVKKVTYK